A stretch of the Tachyglossus aculeatus isolate mTacAcu1 chromosome 6, mTacAcu1.pri, whole genome shotgun sequence genome encodes the following:
- the SATL1 gene encoding spermidine/spermine N(1)-acetyltransferase-like protein 1 isoform X1 — protein MDNRGKNQGGSSNHPSRFPSGTSQSTKRGASCAPPGASRYRVRPATPQDCPTLLCLIKEVAALEKRPHPVRLTEKDLVDDGFGPQPLFYCLLAEVPAEDPASGFLGVGFAIYYFTYDPWIGRVLFLEDFYVMKSYRGLGIGKEFLKKLSQVATSLRCACMQFLVNMRNQKSVDYYVNCGGFDLSSDAGWHLFRMAKDDLTNLATKESKKFPESCPKDLGQGPA, from the exons ATGGACAACAGGGGGAAAAACCAAGGCGGGTCCAGCAACCACCCCAGCCGATTCCCCAGCGGGACGTCCCAGTCCACCAAGCGGGGGGCCTCCTGTGCCCCCCCGGGTGCCAGCAGATATCGCGTGCGCCCTGCTACACCCCAGGATTGTCCCACCCTCCTCTGCCTCATCAAA GAAGTCGCTGCTCTTGAAAAAAGGCCCCATCCAGTCAGGTTAACGGAGAAAG ATCTGGTGGACGACGGCTTCGGACCTCAACCGCTCTTTTACTGCCTGCTGGCGGAGGTGCCCGCGGAGGATCCCGCCTCAG GCTTCCTGGGGGTCGGCTTCGCCATCTACTACTTCACCTACGACCCCTGGATCGGCAGGGTGCTCTTCCTGGAGGATTTTTACGTGATGAAAAGTTACCGAG GTCTGGGCATCGGGAAAGAGTTTCTGAAGAAGCTAAGTCAG GTGGCAACCTCCCTCCGCTGCGCCTGCATGCAGTTTCTCGTCAACATGAGGAACCAGAAGTCGGTGGACTACTACGTCAACTGTGGGGGTTTCGACCTGTCCTCGGATGCCGGCTGGCATCTGTTCCGAATGGCCAAGGATGACCTGACCAACCTCGCGACCAAAGAAAGCAAGAAGTTCCCGGAGAGCTGCCCCAAGGATCTGGGCCAAGGGCCAGCCTAG
- the SATL1 gene encoding spermidine/spermine N(1)-acetyltransferase-like protein 1 isoform X2, producing the protein MDNRGKNQGGSSNHPSRFPSGTSQSTKRGASCAPPGASRYRVRPATPQDCPTLLCLIKEVAALEKRPHPVRLTEKGFLGVGFAIYYFTYDPWIGRVLFLEDFYVMKSYRGLGIGKEFLKKLSQVATSLRCACMQFLVNMRNQKSVDYYVNCGGFDLSSDAGWHLFRMAKDDLTNLATKESKKFPESCPKDLGQGPA; encoded by the exons ATGGACAACAGGGGGAAAAACCAAGGCGGGTCCAGCAACCACCCCAGCCGATTCCCCAGCGGGACGTCCCAGTCCACCAAGCGGGGGGCCTCCTGTGCCCCCCCGGGTGCCAGCAGATATCGCGTGCGCCCTGCTACACCCCAGGATTGTCCCACCCTCCTCTGCCTCATCAAA GAAGTCGCTGCTCTTGAAAAAAGGCCCCATCCAGTCAGGTTAACGGAGAAAG GCTTCCTGGGGGTCGGCTTCGCCATCTACTACTTCACCTACGACCCCTGGATCGGCAGGGTGCTCTTCCTGGAGGATTTTTACGTGATGAAAAGTTACCGAG GTCTGGGCATCGGGAAAGAGTTTCTGAAGAAGCTAAGTCAG GTGGCAACCTCCCTCCGCTGCGCCTGCATGCAGTTTCTCGTCAACATGAGGAACCAGAAGTCGGTGGACTACTACGTCAACTGTGGGGGTTTCGACCTGTCCTCGGATGCCGGCTGGCATCTGTTCCGAATGGCCAAGGATGACCTGACCAACCTCGCGACCAAAGAAAGCAAGAAGTTCCCGGAGAGCTGCCCCAAGGATCTGGGCCAAGGGCCAGCCTAG